From Thermoanaerobaculia bacterium, the proteins below share one genomic window:
- a CDS encoding helix-turn-helix domain-containing protein, whose translation MTVKELSAYLKVKETWIYKFVSLNEIPHCKIGKFLRFRRCEIDGWIKSKSTSNEE comes from the coding sequence ATGACGGTAAAGGAATTGTCTGCTTATTTAAAAGTAAAGGAAACATGGATTTACAAATTTGTCTCACTCAATGAGATTCCTCATTGCAAAATTGGTAAATTTTTACGATTTCGTCGCTGTGAGATAGATGGCTGGATAAAATCCAAATCTACATCCAACGAGGAGTAA